In Papaver somniferum cultivar HN1 chromosome 1, ASM357369v1, whole genome shotgun sequence, a genomic segment contains:
- the LOC113317818 gene encoding WAT1-related protein At1g09380-like isoform X1, producing the protein MDSRDLLPILAMILLQFVSAGNNILGKLALDTGMHPNVMVAYRQIFATVVLAPFAFFFERKKLPKLTKHMAFQLFLCSLFGGTLHQYFYFAGLKNSTPTIACALLNLSPAITFIIAIPFRMETIRIKRLSGIAKVLATVVSVGGAMLMSFYKGSLINLGKSTLHWRFAEKIISEHNSASGKSSSLIGPVFVFVAVLCWSIWFIIQTKMNATFVAPYSTATIMCGMASIQCVLFGLYKDHSVAAWSLASATRIVACLYSAAFASALAFIVIPWCISKRGPLYVSMFNPLALAVVAFLGWAILDEKLYVRSAVGTAMILLGLYVVLWSKHEEMKNQIVRTSDNENGGESGDVEKGDADTELPEIRQRTIPNGIVNTD; encoded by the exons GCGGGTAATAATATATTAGGCAAGCTGGCTCTTGATACTGGCATGCACCCGAATGTCATGGTCGCCTATCGACAAATCTTTGCTACTGTCGTCCTCGCTCCATTTGCTTTTTTCTTCGAAAG GAAAAAATTGCCGAAGTTAACAAAACATATGGCCTTCCAGCTCTTCTTGTGTTCCTTGTTCGG GGGGACATTGCATCAATACTTCTATTTCGCAGGCCTTAAAAATTCGACGCCAACCATTGCCTGTGCATTGCTTAATCTATCACCAGCAATTACTTTCATAATAGCTATCCCATTCCG AATGGAGACAATCCGTATAAAGAGGCTTTCAGGGATTGCGAAGGTATTAGCAACGGTTGTCTCCGTAGGAGGAGCCATGCTAATGTCATTTTACAAAGGGAGCCTTATTAACTTGGGAAAATCAACTCTGCATTGGAGGTTTGCAGAGAAAATAATCTCAGAACATAACTCTGCTTCCGGTAAATCTAGCAGTCTCATTGGTCCAGTATTTGTTTTCGTAGCTGTTCTTTGTTGGTCTATCTGGTTTATCATACAA ACAAAAATGAATGCAACATTTGTGGCACCATATTCCACGGCAACTATAATGTGTGGCATGGCTAGTATTCAGTGTGTGCTTTTTGGATTATATAAAGATCACAGTGTTGCAGCATGGTCACTCGCATCTGCAACCAGAATCGTTGCTTGTTTGTATAGT GCAGCTTTTGCATCAGCACTAGCATTCATCGTAATACCATGGTGTATATCTAAACGAGGCCCTCTCTATGTGTCTATGTTTAACCCATTGGCATTGGCTGTGGTTGCTTTTCTTGGTTGGGCTATACTAGACGAAAAATTATACGTCCGAAG TGCTGTTGGAACTGCTATGATACTATTAGGACTATATGTTGTTTTGTGGAGTAAACACGAGGAGATGAAAAATCAAATCGTGAGAACTTCTGATAATGAAAATGGTGGAGAATCTGGAGATGTTGAGAAAGGTGACGCTGATACAGAATTACCAGAGATACGTCAACGCACTATACCTAATGGAATTGTGAATACTGATTAG
- the LOC113317818 gene encoding WAT1-related protein At1g09380-like isoform X2 — MAFQLFLCSLFGGTLHQYFYFAGLKNSTPTIACALLNLSPAITFIIAIPFRMETIRIKRLSGIAKVLATVVSVGGAMLMSFYKGSLINLGKSTLHWRFAEKIISEHNSASGKSSSLIGPVFVFVAVLCWSIWFIIQTKMNATFVAPYSTATIMCGMASIQCVLFGLYKDHSVAAWSLASATRIVACLYSAAFASALAFIVIPWCISKRGPLYVSMFNPLALAVVAFLGWAILDEKLYVRSAVGTAMILLGLYVVLWSKHEEMKNQIVRTSDNENGGESGDVEKGDADTELPEIRQRTIPNGIVNTD; from the exons ATGGCCTTCCAGCTCTTCTTGTGTTCCTTGTTCGG GGGGACATTGCATCAATACTTCTATTTCGCAGGCCTTAAAAATTCGACGCCAACCATTGCCTGTGCATTGCTTAATCTATCACCAGCAATTACTTTCATAATAGCTATCCCATTCCG AATGGAGACAATCCGTATAAAGAGGCTTTCAGGGATTGCGAAGGTATTAGCAACGGTTGTCTCCGTAGGAGGAGCCATGCTAATGTCATTTTACAAAGGGAGCCTTATTAACTTGGGAAAATCAACTCTGCATTGGAGGTTTGCAGAGAAAATAATCTCAGAACATAACTCTGCTTCCGGTAAATCTAGCAGTCTCATTGGTCCAGTATTTGTTTTCGTAGCTGTTCTTTGTTGGTCTATCTGGTTTATCATACAA ACAAAAATGAATGCAACATTTGTGGCACCATATTCCACGGCAACTATAATGTGTGGCATGGCTAGTATTCAGTGTGTGCTTTTTGGATTATATAAAGATCACAGTGTTGCAGCATGGTCACTCGCATCTGCAACCAGAATCGTTGCTTGTTTGTATAGT GCAGCTTTTGCATCAGCACTAGCATTCATCGTAATACCATGGTGTATATCTAAACGAGGCCCTCTCTATGTGTCTATGTTTAACCCATTGGCATTGGCTGTGGTTGCTTTTCTTGGTTGGGCTATACTAGACGAAAAATTATACGTCCGAAG TGCTGTTGGAACTGCTATGATACTATTAGGACTATATGTTGTTTTGTGGAGTAAACACGAGGAGATGAAAAATCAAATCGTGAGAACTTCTGATAATGAAAATGGTGGAGAATCTGGAGATGTTGAGAAAGGTGACGCTGATACAGAATTACCAGAGATACGTCAACGCACTATACCTAATGGAATTGTGAATACTGATTAG
- the LOC113317808 gene encoding amino acid transporter AVT1I-like, producing the protein MGEYHDPSTTPLLINVKEERIDIPINTKQSDEESALDEKEILGTSTFFKTCFNGMNALSGVGILSVPYALASGGWLTLVLLFVVAAATFYTGLLMRRCMDVSSKIKTYPDIGEYAFGKKGRMIASTFMYLELYVVATGFLILEGDNLSNLFPNMSCTLAGVKVYGQQGFVMLVAVIILPSMWLTDLRKISYISATGVLASVLIVLSVFWVGAEDTGFRAKGRFFNLHGIPSGVSLYTFCFCAHPVFPTLYTSMKDKRQFSKVLLVCFALCTISYATMAVMGYLMFGEHIKSQVTLNLPIDKISSKIAIYTTLVTPIAKYALMATPIVNAIESSSGFNYNNKTMSLVIRTMFLITSVIVALAIPFFGYLMSLVGAFLSATASIIIPCLCYLKIMGTYRRWGYELVIIIGIILMGISVVIIGTYTSLIQIASEFHLSF; encoded by the exons ATGGGAGAATATCACGATCCGTCGACGACTCCGCTACTAATCAACGTCAAGGAGGAGCGTATAGATATTCCGATTAACACAAAGCAGTCGGATGAAGAATCGGCATTGGATGAGAAGGAAATTCTAGGAACTTCTACCTTCTTTAAAACTTGTTTCAATGGCATGAATGCTTTATCTG GAGTAGGGATACTATCAGTACCTTATGCGCTAGCATCAGGAGGATGGTTAACTTTAGTACTTCTTTTTGTTGTCGCGGCTGCAACATTCTACACTGGGTTACTAATGCGGAGATGTATGGATGTGAGTTCAAAGATAAAAACGTATCCAGATATTGGCGAGTATGCTTTTGGGAAGAAAGGAAGAATGATAGCATCTACTTTTATGTACTTAGAATTGTATGTGGTTGCAACAGGATTTTTGATACTAGAAGGTGATAACTTAAGTAACCTGTTTCCAAACATGAGTTGCACATTAGCCGGTGTTAAAGTATACGGACAACAGGGATTCGTTATGCTCGTAGCCGTTATAATTCTCCCATCAATGTGGTTGACTGACTTGAGAAAAATTTCTTATATATCTGCAACCGGGGTTTTAGCTTCTGTACTCATCGTTCTTTCTGTATTTTGGGTTGGTGCCGAAGATACTGGTTTTCGTGCAAAGGGAAGGTTTTTTAATTTACATGGAATTCCTTCTGGTGTTAGTTTGTATACCTTCTGCTTCTGTGCACATCCCGTTTTTCCAACATTATATACTTCAATGAAAGATAAAAGACAATTCTCCAAG GTTTTGCTGGTTTGCTTTGCTCTATGTACGATAAGCTACGCTACAATGGCTGTTATGGGTTATTTAATGTTCGGTGAACATATAAAATCTCAAGTCACACTGAACCTACCAATTGACAAAATCTCTTCAAAGATAGCAATCTACACAACTTTAGTCACTCCcattgcaaaatatgcattaatggCAACACCAATCGTAAATGCCATTGAAAGCTCTTCGGGGTTTAACTACAACAACAAGACCATGAGTCTTGTAATCAGAACCATGTTTTTAATTACCTCCGTTATAGTAGCTTTAGCTATTCCATTTTTCGGGTATCTAATGTCTCTCGTTGGAGCGTTTCTAAGTGCAACAGCTTCAATTATTATTCCTTGTTTGTGTTACTTGAAGATCATGGGAACATATCGAAGATGGGGATACGAATTGGTGATTATCATCGGGATTATTTTGATGGGTATTTCAGTTGTAATTATAGGTACTTATACATCTCTTATACAGATTGCAAGTGAGTTCCACTTGagcttttga